In Bacillus sp. DX3.1, the following proteins share a genomic window:
- a CDS encoding Crp/Fnr family transcriptional regulator, which translates to MKRRNVVEDLKQFELFAHLTDKKLKSLTELIYWRTYKKGQFLFLEGDSRERIYLMLDGFVKLERVNQSGNLLYEDYVKRFSMFPYSGMFTDEAYNYTAVAMTDVDVYYIPTIIFEDMVKSSRKQLIYTVHQLSSMLKANESRVQNITIPNAQDRVIQTLNYLMNDLGEQEGEEIVIPCPFTTIEISKMSGTSRETVSGVLKQLKNDSIVTILGKKITIHDPTYFEEVSM; encoded by the coding sequence ATGAAAAGGCGAAACGTAGTTGAAGACTTGAAGCAATTTGAATTATTTGCTCATTTAACAGATAAAAAATTGAAGAGTCTAACAGAACTTATTTATTGGCGAACCTATAAAAAAGGTCAATTTTTATTTCTAGAAGGCGATTCAAGAGAACGAATTTACCTTATGTTAGATGGATTTGTAAAATTAGAACGAGTCAATCAAAGTGGAAATTTATTATATGAAGACTATGTAAAGCGATTTTCTATGTTTCCTTATAGCGGTATGTTTACAGATGAGGCATATAATTATACGGCTGTAGCAATGACAGACGTAGATGTATATTATATTCCTACTATTATTTTTGAAGACATGGTTAAATCAAGCCGAAAACAGCTTATATACACTGTTCACCAATTATCTTCTATGCTGAAAGCAAATGAAAGTCGTGTACAAAATATTACAATTCCAAATGCACAAGATCGTGTCATTCAGACGTTAAATTACTTAATGAACGATTTAGGAGAACAAGAGGGAGAAGAGATTGTAATTCCATGTCCATTCACAACAATTGAAATTTCTAAAATGTCTGGAACGTCTCGTGAAACAGTTAGTGGAGTGTTAAAACAATTAAAAAATGATAGTATAGTTACAATTCTCGGTAAAAAAATTACGATACATGATCCAACATATTTTGAGGAAGTCTCGATGTGA
- a CDS encoding ABC transporter permease produces the protein MIRIEYDRLVAISYSIGVLLLIKMPGDNESIGEKLFQTYSIPADTHIYMNYKISNIWILSFVLQFTSVLFLVKWLKTKDSNWLQKINKIKVTTVCVVIIGMPFFLNKMLQTLDKTWYYTGKKGTEAIEYKKEDSKCTFEKKGDNIAGNCFITLKNYQNHSQALQLVLYQDGNQKVQSYKVPKPVYLHRHETKKFQFQIPVVYGESRLENRAPNIKLQLLNEKL, from the coding sequence ATGATTCGGATTGAATATGATAGGTTAGTAGCCATTTCCTACAGTATAGGAGTATTACTATTAATAAAGATGCCAGGTGATAATGAGTCAATCGGAGAAAAGTTGTTCCAAACGTATAGTATTCCAGCAGATACGCATATTTATATGAATTATAAAATTTCTAATATATGGATTTTGTCGTTTGTATTACAGTTCACTTCTGTTCTATTTCTTGTGAAATGGCTGAAAACAAAGGATTCTAATTGGTTACAAAAAATAAATAAAATAAAAGTAACGACTGTGTGTGTAGTGATTATAGGAATGCCATTTTTTCTAAATAAAATGCTCCAAACTCTTGATAAAACATGGTATTACACAGGCAAAAAGGGGACAGAAGCAATCGAATACAAAAAAGAGGATAGTAAATGTACATTCGAGAAAAAGGGAGATAACATTGCGGGAAATTGTTTCATTACTTTAAAAAACTATCAAAATCATTCACAAGCATTACAGCTCGTTTTATATCAAGATGGAAATCAGAAAGTACAGAGTTATAAAGTACCGAAACCTGTATACTTACATCGACATGAAACAAAGAAATTTCAATTTCAAATTCCAGTTGTCTACGGAGAATCCAGATTAGAAAACAGGGCACCAAATATTAAATTACAGTTATTAAATGAAAAGCTTTAG